The following nucleotide sequence is from Gymnodinialimonas sp. 202GB13-11.
CATGTTCGGCCAGCAAGCGCAGGTAGGTGGCGGGCCCAACGCGGCGGGAGCGGATCAGGCGCAGCCGAGTGGCGCGGTCATCATCGCTAGCCGATGGAGGCGGTACGAAGCCAGCTGGAGCCTCGTAAAAACCGGGGTCGGGTGCGTAGTGCAGTTGAGAATCGGGTGCGGTCCACATGGGGACAGGCTTGGCGGGAATTGGTTAACGGTTCGTTACCGGGCCGGGGCAATGAGGGTGTCAGGTGCGATCCAACGCGTGGCGCACCACAAGGCCATTGCGTGCAGTGCCACGACGGGTGACAGAATCAGCATCGCCCCTATTGCGGCGGCGGTGGGGTCTAGCAGTTGGTAAATCACGCCGATGCCGAGTGGCAGTATCACAGACGCAAGAAGCGCCACGCCCCGTCCCGCAAGGCCTATCCGCATGGCCCATGCCCCGATTAGCAGTGCGAGGGGCACGGCGTAAAGGCCGACAAACGGGGCCATCACGGCCAGACCGGCAAAGGAGCCTAGTACCTGTAGGGCAGGATTCTCCAACTGAGCGCTGAGCAGCAGAAAAGGAAGACCGAGTGCCAGCATGACGGCAGCGGGGCCGAGCAAGGTGATCAGGCTAATTTTCACCAAGGCACCTGCCGTCAATTGCCGGTGACCATGGCGGCGTGATCGAAAAGCTGGCGAGAAAAATCTTGGTTCGGTCATGGCGCAGAGTGCAGAGGCTTGGTCATGATCTGGACGTGAAGGGTAAATGTGCCCGGACCCTCAGTCGTATCGAGGGCCATGTCAGCGCGGCGCCCGAGGCGCCAGCCTTCGCGTTGGTAGAAACGGATTGCGCGGGCATTCTCGATCACGACGTCCAGCCATGCCTCGGTCACACCACTCGCCGCAAGTCGCGCCTCCGCGTCGTGCAGTAAGGCCGCGGCAAGACCCGTCCCACGTGCGGCGGGGGCTACGAACAATTGCTGCATTTCATCGTCCCGGATCACGCATAGGCCCAGAGGTGCGCTGGGTGCACCTGCCGTGCGCAGGTCGGGCAGCATAAGGGGCAGACGCGCCCGGAAGTCTGCGAGTGTGCGCAGATCGACCAATTCTTGCGGAACATGGGCCGCGTGAGCCTCATGCCAGGCGTCGTGCCAGACCTGGGCCAGCGGATCGAGATCAGCCCCGGTGGCTTCGCGGATCGCGTGGGTCACGCCGCCGAGCCGCCGACCGTGAGCCCGCCAATCAGCAGGGTCGGCTGACCCACGCCCACGGGCACCCACTGGCCGTTCTTGCCGCAATTGCCCATGCCCGGATCAAGCGCCATGTCGTTGCCGATGGCGCGCACTTGCGTCATGGCAGTGGCGCCGTCACCGATCAGGGTCGCTCCTTTCACAGGCGCGCCGACGACACCGTTCTTCACGCGGTAAGCTTCGGTGCAGCTGAAGACGAACTTGCCGTTGGTGATGTCGACCTGTCCGCCGCCGAAGCCCACAGCGTAGATGCCGTCCTTCACATCGCCAACGATGTCCGCTGGGTCGGTGTCACCGCCGAGCATGTAGGTGTTCGTCATCCGCGTCATGGGGGCATGGTCGAAGCCTTGGCGGCGTCCATTGCCCGTAGGCTCCACACCCATCAGGCGCGCCGATTGCCGGTCCTGCATGTAGCCCACGAGGATGCCGTCCTCAATCAGTGTCGTCGCGTGGGACGGCGTGCCTTCGTCATCGACAGAGATGGAGCCACGCCGGTCGGGGATCGTTCCGTCGTCCAGCACAGTCACACCTTCTGCGGCCACGCGCTGACCCATCAGCCCCGCGAAGGCGCTTTGTTTCTTGCGGTTGAAATCACCCTCCAGACCGTGACCCACCGCTTCGTGCAGCAAGATACCGGGCCAGCCGGAGCCGAGCGCCACGTCCATCACGCCGGCAGGCGCGGGTTCAGCGGAGAGGTTCACGACTGCAATGCGCAGGGCTTCCTTGGCGACAGATTCCCAATGCGGACGCTCCATCAGGCCGACCAGCCCGACACGCCCGCCACCGCCAGCGGAGCCGGACTCGCGTCGGCCATTTTCCTCGACGATGATCGACACGTTCAGACGCACCATAGGGCGCACGTCGCTGACGCGAGTGCCCTCGGGGCGGAGGATTTCAACCTCCTGATGGGAAGCTGCCATCGACGCGCTGACCTGTACAACGCGCGGGTCCAATGCCCGCGCGAAAGCGTCGATTTCAGCCAGGGTTTCCAGTTTCACGCCGAATTCGGCCCCCGCCATCGGGTCTTCGTCTGTGTAGAGTTTTTCGTTGGTGCCACGCGGCGCGTCGGCAAGCGTGCCCCCACCATCGCCTACAGCCAGGCGCGCGGTCTCGGCGGCGCGCAGGAGCGCGGCCTCAGACATTTCGGTGGAATGGGCGTAGCCCGCAACTTCGCCTTTCACCGCCCGCAGACCAAAGCCTTGCGCAGCGTCGTAGGAGGCGTTCTTGACGCGGCCATCGTCGAAGACCAGCACTTCTGATCGGCGGCGTTCTAGGAAAAGCTCCCCATCCTCAGCCCCATCTGTCGCGGCACGCAGGATGCGCAGGGCCGCGGCTTCATCGAGATGAGTCTCAAACGGGCGGAAGGGGCTTGTATCGGCCATGGGCGGGTCTCCTTGTTCCTGCCTTCTACATATGTCGTTTTGGGCCGGGTGCGACACCCCGTCTCGCTTGGGCGAGGGATTTCTTGGCAGGAGCGCGCAGGCCCCAAATAAAATAAGCTATTTCAATGGCTAGGGCCCCTGCGCGGCTCGCTTTGCGATACGCTTTCGGAGACGCGCGTACCGCGTCGCGGTGCGCTTGCCTGAGACAATTTACGCCACTGCCTTGCGCGTTCGCACGCGATATGGTCTGGCCAAATCGGAACAGGACCGGCTGCGACCGGTGGGCATTCCCCCGCCGTGAACGACCGAACGGACAACAGGACAGACCACATGGCACTTCGCACGAAGCTCAGCGGCCTTTGGGCCGCGCTTGGCGCAACCCTTACCGCGACCGCCGTCTCCGCACAGACGGTTGGAATGCGGGAAGGACTAGACATCATTGGCGCTCCGGTGCCCGGCGGCACAGGGTTTCAGCCCGGTGTGACCGAAGGCGCGCTCGACATCCGCGCGCTCGATGGGTTCCTGCATATCATCGCGATCATCATCACGCTGTTTGTGCTGGCCCTGATGGTTTGGGTTGCGGTGAAGCATAACGCCAAGGCCAATCCTGAGCCTGCTACCTTCTCTCACAATACCCCGATCGAGGTGACATGGACGCTCGTGCCTCTGTTGATCCTCGTCGTGATCGGCGCCTTCTCTCTGCCCGTTCTGTTCAAGCAGCAGACCATTCCAGAGGCTGATGTCGTTGTGCGCGCCACGGGCTATCAGTGGTACTGGGGTTACGAGTATCCGGAGGAAGGCATCTCCTATGACAGCTTCATGCTGAACGAGGATGAGCTTGCCGATTACGGTTACAGCCGCGATGAATATCTGCTGGCCACCGACACGGCAGTCGTCGTCCCAACCGGCCAGACGGTTGTGGTGCAGGTGACGGCCGCAGACGTGATCCATTCCTGGACGATCCCGGCCTTCGGCGTGAAGCAGGACGGCGTGCCGGGCCGCCTGGCGGAGCTGCACTTCAACGTGGAGCCGGGTCAGGAAGGTATCTACTTCGGCCAATGTTCGGAGCTTTGCGGCGCGGCCCATGCTTACATGCCGATCACCGTTTTTGCCGTGACACCGGAAGAGTATGATGCGTGGCTGGCCGGTGAAGCGGCTGAATTCGCCTCCCTCGAAGGGGCGCGTGCGCCGCGTTACATTGAACTGGCCTCGGCCGAGTAAGCCCGTCAGATGAGCGATCTCACCGCACAGACCGGAACCGAAACCCGCACCGCAGAAGGCGAGGCGGGTTTTGGCGATTACCTGGCGCTTCTTAAGCCGCGGGTGATGTCGCTAGTTGTGTTCACAGCCCTGGTTGGCTTGCTGGTCGCGCCCGGCGGCGTGTCACCCATGATCGGCTTCACCGCGATCCTGTTCATCGCATTGGGGGCAGGGGCCTCTGGCGCGCTAAACATGTGGTATGACGCCGATATTGACGCGGTCATGAAGCGGACGGCGAAACGGCCCGTGCCTGCGGGTAAGGTTCCTGCCGGTGAGGCGCTGACGCTGGGGCTTTGGCTTTCCGCGATTTCGGTGGTGATGCTTGGGCTGGCAACGAATTGGGTCGCTGCCGGGCTGCTGGCCTTCACCATCTTCTTCTACGCGGTTGTTTACACGATGTGGCTGAAGCGCGCGACGCCGCAGAACATCGTAATTGGTGGTGCGGCCGGGGCCTTCCCACCGGTCATCGGTTGGGCGGCTGTTACAGGTGATGTCTCCATCGCATCTGTCCTGATGTTTGGCCTGATCTTCATGTGGACGCCGCCGCATTTCTGGGCGCTCGCGCTGTTCATGAAGTCGGATTATCACAAGGCCGACGTGCCGATGCTGACGGTGACCCATGGCCGGAAGGAAACGCGCAAGCAAATCCTGATCTACACGGTCCTTCTGGTGCCGGTTGCCCTTGGCTTAGCCTTCACCGCCGTGGCCGGGCCGGTTTATCTGGCCGCTGCCGTGGTGCTGAATGCGATCTTCCTGAAAGGCGCATGGGACATCTGGCGACGCGATGAAGAGACTGCCGAGGCGGACGGCTATGCTGTTGAGAAGAAAGTCTTCAAATTCTCGCTGCTCTACCTGTTCCTGCACTTCGGCGCTCTGCTGATCGATGCGATCTGGAGGCTCATCTGATGCCCTTGGCTGAAACGCACGAAATCCACAAACGCCGCTTTGGCCGCAACTTTGGCACGGCTCTGTGCCTGGTCGGTTTCTGCGCTGTCGTGTTCGGCCTGACGATCGCGAAAGTGCGCGAAGGCTCGATGCTGGAAGCGCACGATCACCAGCCGCGTGCCTCGGTCCTTCCGATTTCGGAGGAGCTGAGCCAGTGAGTGAACGCCGCGCCATGGATCCCAAGGCCAAGACCGTCCTGCAATTGTTGGGCGTGATCTGCTTTATGGGCGCTCTGACGGTTGCCGCCGTGCCGTTCTACGACTGGTTCTGCCGTGTGACGGGCTTTGGCGGGGCGACGGTGCAGGCTGATGCAGGCAGCGACGTGATCCTGGATCAGGAAATCCGCATCCGCTTTGCCGCCAACACCGCGCGCGACATGCCGTGGGAGTTCCGCCCAATGGAGCCGCATGTGGACATCCGCATCGGGGAGACCGGGCTGGCTTTCTACGAGGCTTACAACCCGACCAGTGAGCCGATTGCTGGCACAGCCAGCTTCAACG
It contains:
- the cyoE gene encoding heme o synthase, whose product is MSDLTAQTGTETRTAEGEAGFGDYLALLKPRVMSLVVFTALVGLLVAPGGVSPMIGFTAILFIALGAGASGALNMWYDADIDAVMKRTAKRPVPAGKVPAGEALTLGLWLSAISVVMLGLATNWVAAGLLAFTIFFYAVVYTMWLKRATPQNIVIGGAAGAFPPVIGWAAVTGDVSIASVLMFGLIFMWTPPHFWALALFMKSDYHKADVPMLTVTHGRKETRKQILIYTVLLVPVALGLAFTAVAGPVYLAAAVVLNAIFLKGAWDIWRRDEETAEADGYAVEKKVFKFSLLYLFLHFGALLIDAIWRLI
- the coxB gene encoding cytochrome c oxidase subunit II, with the translated sequence MALRTKLSGLWAALGATLTATAVSAQTVGMREGLDIIGAPVPGGTGFQPGVTEGALDIRALDGFLHIIAIIITLFVLALMVWVAVKHNAKANPEPATFSHNTPIEVTWTLVPLLILVVIGAFSLPVLFKQQTIPEADVVVRATGYQWYWGYEYPEEGISYDSFMLNEDELADYGYSRDEYLLATDTAVVVPTGQTVVVQVTAADVIHSWTIPAFGVKQDGVPGRLAELHFNVEPGQEGIYFGQCSELCGAAHAYMPITVFAVTPEEYDAWLAGEAAEFASLEGARAPRYIELASAE
- a CDS encoding cytochrome c oxidase assembly protein, whose protein sequence is MDPKAKTVLQLLGVICFMGALTVAAVPFYDWFCRVTGFGGATVQADAGSDVILDQEIRIRFAANTARDMPWEFRPMEPHVDIRIGETGLAFYEAYNPTSEPIAGTASFNVAPFDVGGYFVKIACFCFELQVLQPGERVEMPVTFFVDPEILDDPTVRDTPAITLSYTFHVTDMPENDDYAALDAGN
- a CDS encoding GNAT family N-acetyltransferase, with translation MTHAIREATGADLDPLAQVWHDAWHEAHAAHVPQELVDLRTLADFRARLPLMLPDLRTAGAPSAPLGLCVIRDDEMQQLFVAPAARGTGLAAALLHDAEARLAASGVTEAWLDVVIENARAIRFYQREGWRLGRRADMALDTTEGPGTFTLHVQIMTKPLHSAP
- the tldD gene encoding metalloprotease TldD → MADTSPFRPFETHLDEAAALRILRAATDGAEDGELFLERRRSEVLVFDDGRVKNASYDAAQGFGLRAVKGEVAGYAHSTEMSEAALLRAAETARLAVGDGGGTLADAPRGTNEKLYTDEDPMAGAEFGVKLETLAEIDAFARALDPRVVQVSASMAASHQEVEILRPEGTRVSDVRPMVRLNVSIIVEENGRRESGSAGGGGRVGLVGLMERPHWESVAKEALRIAVVNLSAEPAPAGVMDVALGSGWPGILLHEAVGHGLEGDFNRKKQSAFAGLMGQRVAAEGVTVLDDGTIPDRRGSISVDDEGTPSHATTLIEDGILVGYMQDRQSARLMGVEPTGNGRRQGFDHAPMTRMTNTYMLGGDTDPADIVGDVKDGIYAVGFGGGQVDITNGKFVFSCTEAYRVKNGVVGAPVKGATLIGDGATAMTQVRAIGNDMALDPGMGNCGKNGQWVPVGVGQPTLLIGGLTVGGSAA